One stretch of Dissulfurimicrobium hydrothermale DNA includes these proteins:
- a CDS encoding FAD-dependent oxidoreductase yields the protein MKKSGAVLVLGGGVAGVQSAMDLADLGYYVYLVEKKASIGGMMAQLDKTFPTNDCALUILAPKLVEAGRSPNIEILTNARLESIEGAPGNFMAMVRQEPRYIDEDKCTACGTCTMYCPRPIPDLYNERLEMTNAPHKDYPQAVPTSYYIDPMACLRVNYETCNLCAQTCTAKAIDFTQKPKELSLEVGAVVLAPGFGRVAQEVLARFGYGRFPDVVTSLEMERIMCASGPSEGHIVRLSDGRAPKKIAFLQCIGSRDETCGNGYCSSVCCMYAIKEASVIKEHEPDLDIALFFIDIRTQGKGFDASRERAERNYGLRIIRAKVPRVDQVDGRLVLTWVTDDGEHHSEVFDMVVLSVGLEAPEDAEEIAKTAGIELNHYDFCKTDIGAPLSSSRPGVFVAGAFQGPKDVPESVTQASGAAAAVSEMLAEGRGTQSVTLTYPDEDESLAREEPRIGVFVCHCGTNIAGVVDVKAVKDYAGTLPNVVLYEDTMYSCSQDALKLLVQKIKNNRLNRVVISACSPRTHEPLFQETLRTAGVNPAFFEMANIRDQCSWVHAHEPEAATQKAKDLVRMAVAKARLLEPLPQQTVSVTPSAVVLGGGAAGMSAALSIADQGYECLLVEKTDQLGGNLRRVTWTVDGQDAAKIVGGLIEKVNFHPRIRVLFDAELEGISGYIGNFTSTIRHGGQAELINHGVLVVATGARQYTPKSYLYGESNKVMTQLELEERLKKGKAVLKNVNSVVMIQCVGSRGEDLSYCSRICCGQAVKNALKLKELKPGLRIMILYRDIRTYGFSEDLYREARKKGVIFLRYEPDRRPEVIKTRGWVSVRVFDRLLGEEIEVPAGLVVLSAGIAPGDNEALARLLKAPLTGDGFFLEAHAKLRPVEVAVDGVFLCGLAHGPKSLDESISQAKAAAAKAVIPLAKGRVAVAPIVSRVDQAKCIGCGICESLCPFSAIRLQRVDKRRKAETITASCKGCGICASHCPTLAISMGGFTDDEIMAQIHAFAGEFCKGSTMD from the coding sequence ATGAAAAAATCAGGTGCTGTTTTGGTGCTCGGAGGCGGTGTGGCCGGTGTCCAGTCGGCCATGGACTTGGCTGATCTCGGTTATTATGTCTATCTGGTCGAGAAAAAGGCCTCTATCGGTGGTATGATGGCCCAGCTCGACAAGACCTTTCCCACCAATGATTGTGCACTCTGAATACTTGCGCCCAAGCTGGTGGAGGCCGGTCGGTCTCCCAACATAGAGATACTTACGAATGCAAGGCTCGAGTCCATTGAGGGTGCGCCCGGGAACTTTATGGCGATGGTGCGTCAGGAGCCTCGTTATATAGATGAGGACAAGTGCACAGCCTGTGGGACCTGCACCATGTATTGCCCAAGACCCATACCGGATCTCTACAACGAGAGACTGGAGATGACAAACGCCCCTCACAAAGATTATCCTCAAGCGGTCCCAACCAGTTACTATATAGACCCCATGGCATGTCTGAGGGTCAATTATGAGACCTGTAACCTATGTGCCCAGACATGTACGGCCAAGGCCATAGACTTTACACAAAAGCCGAAGGAGTTGTCGCTTGAGGTAGGGGCTGTAGTACTTGCCCCGGGTTTTGGCAGGGTCGCCCAGGAGGTGCTTGCAAGATTTGGTTATGGCCGTTTCCCGGATGTTGTGACGAGCCTTGAGATGGAGAGGATTATGTGCGCTTCAGGTCCGTCCGAAGGTCATATAGTTAGACTTTCAGATGGACGGGCGCCGAAAAAGATCGCCTTCTTGCAGTGTATTGGTTCAAGAGATGAGACATGTGGAAACGGTTATTGCTCATCCGTGTGCTGTATGTATGCCATAAAAGAAGCCTCAGTCATCAAGGAGCACGAGCCCGATCTGGATATTGCCTTGTTTTTTATTGATATAAGGACCCAGGGAAAGGGTTTTGACGCCTCCAGGGAGAGGGCGGAAAGGAATTATGGGCTCAGGATTATTAGGGCCAAGGTGCCAAGGGTTGATCAGGTTGACGGGCGGCTTGTGCTCACTTGGGTTACGGATGATGGCGAGCACCATTCGGAGGTCTTTGACATGGTGGTGCTTTCCGTCGGGCTCGAGGCCCCGGAGGATGCGGAAGAGATAGCGAAGACTGCGGGGATAGAGCTGAACCACTATGATTTTTGCAAGACGGATATAGGTGCGCCGCTGTCTTCGAGCCGCCCCGGAGTCTTTGTTGCAGGTGCGTTTCAGGGGCCGAAAGATGTACCTGAAAGCGTTACGCAGGCCTCAGGTGCGGCTGCAGCAGTGTCAGAGATGCTGGCTGAAGGCCGCGGCACACAGAGTGTAACCCTGACATATCCGGATGAAGATGAATCTTTGGCCAGAGAAGAGCCGAGGATCGGCGTCTTTGTCTGTCACTGTGGGACAAACATCGCAGGGGTGGTGGATGTCAAGGCAGTTAAGGACTATGCCGGGACATTGCCAAACGTCGTCCTATATGAAGATACTATGTATTCCTGTTCCCAGGATGCCTTGAAGCTGCTCGTTCAAAAGATAAAAAATAACAGACTCAATCGAGTGGTCATCTCGGCCTGTTCTCCGAGGACCCATGAGCCGCTCTTCCAGGAGACATTGAGGACCGCGGGCGTCAATCCTGCGTTCTTCGAGATGGCGAATATCAGGGATCAGTGTTCATGGGTTCATGCCCATGAGCCTGAGGCAGCAACACAGAAGGCAAAGGATTTGGTGAGGATGGCTGTCGCTAAGGCGAGGCTCCTTGAGCCCCTTCCTCAGCAGACCGTATCAGTCACGCCGAGCGCCGTAGTGCTCGGCGGCGGGGCTGCGGGCATGTCAGCAGCCCTTAGTATAGCCGATCAGGGCTATGAGTGCCTGTTGGTGGAAAAGACTGATCAGCTCGGCGGAAACCTGCGCCGCGTGACTTGGACTGTCGATGGCCAGGATGCGGCAAAGATAGTCGGCGGTCTCATAGAAAAGGTCAATTTCCACCCAAGGATACGCGTGCTTTTTGATGCCGAGCTCGAAGGCATTTCCGGATATATAGGCAATTTCACCTCGACTATCAGACACGGCGGACAGGCTGAGCTAATAAACCATGGCGTGCTCGTTGTAGCAACCGGTGCAAGACAGTATACGCCTAAATCCTATCTCTACGGCGAAAGCAATAAGGTTATGACCCAGCTTGAGCTTGAAGAACGGCTCAAAAAAGGCAAGGCCGTGCTGAAGAATGTGAATTCCGTGGTCATGATTCAGTGCGTCGGAAGTCGGGGAGAGGATCTCTCCTATTGCAGCCGGATCTGTTGCGGCCAGGCGGTGAAAAATGCCTTGAAGCTCAAGGAGCTTAAGCCCGGACTGAGGATAATGATACTTTACAGGGACATCCGCACATACGGATTTTCAGAAGACCTGTACCGAGAGGCCCGCAAAAAGGGCGTCATATTTTTGAGATATGAGCCTGACAGAAGACCAGAGGTTATAAAGACGAGGGGCTGGGTTAGCGTCCGTGTCTTTGATAGGCTTCTTGGTGAGGAGATAGAGGTCCCGGCTGGGTTGGTGGTGCTTTCAGCCGGCATAGCCCCAGGGGACAACGAGGCCCTGGCGAGACTTTTAAAGGCCCCGCTTACTGGGGATGGTTTTTTTCTCGAGGCCCATGCAAAGTTGAGGCCTGTAGAGGTGGCTGTAGATGGGGTGTTTTTGTGTGGTCTTGCCCACGGGCCGAAGTCACTTGATGAATCGATATCGCAGGCAAAGGCAGCGGCTGCCAAGGCCGTGATCCCGCTTGCAAAAGGAAGGGTGGCGGTGGCGCCCATTGTATCAAGGGTAGATCAGGCGAAGTGTATAGGCTGTGGCATATGCGAGAGCCTCTGTCCGTTCAGCGCCATACGTCTTCAAAGGGTGGATAAGCGCCGCAAGGCCGAGACTATTACTGCATCCTGTAAAGGCTGCGGCATATGTGCATCGCACTGCCCGACTTTGGCTATAAGCATGGGCGGCTTTACCGATGACGAGATAATGGCCCAGATACATGCCTTTGCCGGGGAGTTCTGTAAAGGCAGCACAATGGATTGA